One segment of Chelmon rostratus isolate fCheRos1 chromosome 17, fCheRos1.pri, whole genome shotgun sequence DNA contains the following:
- the zgc:86896 gene encoding actin-related protein 2/3 complex subunit 1A-A, with translation MSLYTFGLEPLSCHTWNKDRTQIAVSPNNNVVNIYEKKGKEWVKIHELNEHSGRITGIDWAPESNRIVTCASDRNAYVWTLKDGVWKPTLVLVRINRAATCVKWSPLENKFALGSGARIISVCYFEKENDWWLSKHIKKSVRSTVLSLDWHPNNILLAAGSADLHCRVFSAYIKDIEDKPGPTAWGAKMPFGEMLLEHKDCGGWVHSVSFSPSGDQLAWVAHNSSITVADAAQDKEVTQLTTDHLPLLSVLYVSPTEIVAAGHDCCPYQFSYKGPGALEFVKKLDIPKQASRGTMSAMQHFRNLDKKATDEDSNELGTLHQNSITQLCVVSGEKARVEKYSSVGLDGVMVVWDFKH, from the exons ATGTCGCTCTACACTTTTGGCCTGGAGCCGctctcctgccacacctggAATAAAGACAGGACCC AGATTGCAGTGAGTCCTAACAACAACGTGGTGAACATCTATGAGAAGAAAGGCAAAGAGTGGGTCAAGATCCATGAACTGAACGAGCACAGCGGACGAATCACCG GCATTGACTGGGCCCCGGAGTCCAACCGCATTGTGACATGTGCCTCTGACCGCAACGCCTACGTGTGGACTCTGAAGGATGGCGTGTGGAAGCCCACCCTGGTCCTGGTGCGCATCAACCGTGCAGCCACCTGTGTGAAGTGGTCACCACTGGAGAACAAGTTTGCCCTGGGCAGCGGAGCTCGGATCATCTCTGTCTGCTATTTTGAGAAGGAGAACGACTG GTGGCTGAGTAAGCACATCAAGAAGTCTGTTCGCTCCACAGTGCTGAGTCTGGACTGGCATCCCAACAACATCCTACTGGCTGCTGGGTCTGCAGACCTCCACTGCAG GGTTTTCTCAGCCTACATCAAGGACATCGAGGACAAACCCGGGCCCACTGCCTGGGGGGCCAAAATGCCTTTTGGGGAGATGCTGCTGGAGCATAAAGACTGTGGAGGCTGGGTGCACAGTGTCTCCTTCTCCCCCAGTGGAGACCAGCTGGCCTGGGTGGcccacaacagcagcatcactgtggCTGACGCTGCCCAGGACAAGGA GGTAACCCAGCTGACCACCGATCACCTACCTCTGCTGAGCGTGCTCTACGTCAGCCCCACTGAGATTGTTGCTGCG GGTCATGACTGTTGCCCCTACCAGTTCAGCTATAAGGGTCCAGGTGCTCTGGAGTTTGTGAAGAAGCTGGACATCCCCAAGCAGGCGTCAAGGGGCACCATGTCAGCCATGCAGCACTTTCGCAACCTGGACAAGAAGGCCACCGACGAAGACAGCAACGAGCTGGGCACCCTTCACCAGAACAGCATCAC